Part of the Kamptonema formosum PCC 6407 genome, CAGCCCACGCAAAAGGAACTGCCCACGAATTCACCCCTGAAGAAGCTAGACAAGCTGGCCAAAAAGGTGGGGAAGCAGTTAGCCGAAATCGTGAACACATGGCAGAAATTGGCCGCGAAGGCGGTCGCAAAAGCCGTAAGAGCGAAAGTGTGTAAACTAAAAGCAGTAAACTTGCATATCCCCGCGTCCAATCAGATTTAAGTTGATAGGACAACAAAAGCCCCCAAAGTGGGGCTTTTTGTTTGGCTTTTTCCTAGAAGGCAGAATTTAGTTATCAACAAGAGTCGGAAAAATTCATTGTTTAGAAGAGATTTAGTTATCGATAAGGGTAGAAGGGAAATACAATTCCCAGCAATGGTTTCAGCAATTAATAACGTCAAGCGTGACCTTGGCGGTTCCGGTACAAAATATTAGACTTGGACAGCGAATAATGTAAGGGTTAGCTATTATGTGTTCGATAACTTTAGAGTGGACAGAAGCAGGTCAACTCGTAACCCAGACAATTCAAGGGAAACAGGCGAGCAAAAATCCGGGTACTGTACGGATAGGGCGCGATCGCA contains:
- a CDS encoding KGG domain-containing protein, with product MAEKSKRGFASMDAEKQREIASKGGKAAHAKGTAHEFTPEEARQAGQKGGEAVSRNREHMAEIGREGGRKSRKSESV